A single genomic interval of Antarcticibacterium arcticum harbors:
- a CDS encoding DUF5686 family protein, whose amino-acid sequence MRSFIICILLMLYFPVMFAQQIITGKVIDRATKAPLPFAKVYHSQDIQSLTNIKGEFSLELPPQSSGLKISYPGYVLLDLDINKFANFYHIQLSPLPKPVEKQKFPTETARDLVQKAINCKEINDPELYLKNYSYSSYNKLFVDTQQPSITPRGRNFLSERVSKHLYKSPHLKKEIVTGVKTPGFEEPVYEVLTLNLEPKSIYKDDYPIYGSRYASPLGKKALKNYEYKILDTVITGGRPGYMLYFKPKRPRVVAGWEGIIFIDTLSFAVQGSRTRLNGQIEIEIDEDYEYFPDEKIWFPIKSRVTLKPGTGGKDISIFGGSIALGTVQRKSSILNTVLAPGKIENDLQLTSVTNNYDFALIDEVNIEKRSAAILVLDEAHDHSINFWEINRQQPYTLEDEITAGKVEREILTGNILRKKEVLNAISQGFYPVEFWDFDLSKFIKYNNYEGFRIGAGGETNEQFSRRIKLEGYLVYGFKDRAWKYAAGGGLLLHRRSGTWWNLNYTQDIREVAGHQYLKGVNDFSILEPRFANISYYYAFNSIKTSLEHRFTPRLDSELQFAHSDISQLREYAFLNKGVLYRDYTIAEAKLSFLWRPFSKFLSTPHFHKIYDKRYPVITGQLSQGFSGVGGGNFNFTKLGLKAEYEIIREDRSVTQVTMEGNYGLGELPLTHAFHAFPNNPNKPEILNRFSVAGKISFETMYFDEFFSDRQASVHIRHQLRPFHISKNINPEFAIISRHVIGDFKNIAAHRNIKFQTLEQGFNEVGLELNQIFLGLGLSTVYRYGAYHLPTFRENFSLKFTLNLKI is encoded by the coding sequence ATGCGGTCATTTATTATTTGCATCTTATTAATGCTTTATTTTCCCGTGATGTTTGCACAGCAGATCATAACAGGAAAAGTAATTGACCGTGCAACAAAAGCACCCCTCCCCTTTGCAAAAGTTTACCATTCCCAGGACATCCAATCCCTTACCAATATAAAAGGAGAATTTAGCCTGGAACTACCCCCGCAATCTTCCGGTCTTAAAATTTCCTACCCAGGTTATGTTCTATTGGATCTTGATATAAATAAGTTCGCCAATTTTTATCATATACAATTGTCTCCACTCCCTAAGCCTGTTGAAAAACAGAAATTTCCAACCGAAACTGCCAGGGACCTCGTTCAAAAAGCTATAAACTGTAAGGAGATAAATGACCCTGAATTATACCTTAAAAATTACAGTTACAGCAGTTATAATAAACTGTTTGTTGACACGCAACAACCATCAATAACTCCGCGGGGACGAAATTTTTTATCAGAACGGGTTTCAAAGCATTTGTATAAGAGTCCCCATTTAAAAAAGGAAATTGTTACAGGAGTTAAAACACCCGGTTTTGAAGAACCGGTTTATGAGGTTCTCACACTTAATCTGGAACCGAAGTCAATATACAAGGACGATTATCCAATTTATGGATCCAGGTATGCAAGCCCTTTAGGAAAAAAGGCCTTAAAAAATTATGAATATAAAATACTGGACACAGTTATTACAGGAGGCAGGCCGGGATATATGCTTTATTTTAAACCCAAAAGGCCCAGAGTGGTGGCAGGCTGGGAAGGAATAATTTTTATCGACACTTTAAGCTTCGCAGTTCAGGGATCCAGAACACGGTTAAACGGCCAGATTGAAATTGAAATTGATGAAGATTATGAATATTTTCCGGACGAGAAGATCTGGTTTCCCATAAAAAGTCGGGTAACTCTAAAACCCGGCACCGGGGGGAAGGATATAAGCATCTTTGGAGGTAGTATTGCCCTGGGAACGGTACAAAGAAAAAGCTCTATTCTAAACACCGTTCTGGCACCCGGCAAGATTGAAAATGATTTGCAACTAACCTCAGTGACAAATAATTATGACTTTGCCTTAATAGACGAAGTGAATATTGAAAAAAGATCGGCTGCAATTCTTGTATTAGATGAAGCCCACGATCATTCAATAAATTTTTGGGAAATAAACCGGCAACAGCCTTACACCTTAGAGGACGAAATTACCGCCGGAAAGGTTGAAAGGGAAATTCTAACCGGAAATATCCTTAGAAAAAAGGAGGTTCTAAATGCTATTTCGCAGGGCTTTTACCCTGTTGAATTCTGGGATTTTGATCTCAGCAAATTTATTAAATATAATAATTATGAAGGTTTCCGGATAGGAGCAGGAGGTGAAACCAATGAACAGTTTTCCAGAAGAATAAAGCTTGAGGGTTATTTGGTTTACGGTTTCAAGGACAGAGCCTGGAAATATGCTGCAGGGGGTGGTCTATTACTTCACCGGCGAAGTGGAACGTGGTGGAATTTAAATTACACACAGGACATTAGGGAGGTTGCAGGACATCAATATTTAAAAGGTGTTAATGATTTTTCAATCCTGGAACCCCGGTTTGCAAATATTAGCTATTACTATGCCTTCAATAGCATTAAAACAAGCCTGGAACACCGCTTCACCCCAAGACTAGATTCAGAATTACAGTTTGCCCACAGTGATATTTCCCAGCTTAGGGAATATGCCTTTTTAAACAAAGGAGTTTTGTATCGAGATTACACCATTGCCGAGGCAAAACTGAGCTTCTTATGGCGGCCTTTCAGCAAATTCTTAAGCACTCCCCATTTTCATAAGATCTATGACAAAAGGTATCCTGTGATCACAGGACAACTTTCCCAGGGATTTTCAGGTGTGGGAGGTGGAAATTTTAATTTCACCAAACTGGGTTTAAAGGCAGAATATGAGATCATTCGGGAAGACAGGTCGGTTACCCAGGTTACAATGGAAGGGAATTATGGGCTGGGAGAGTTGCCTCTTACCCATGCTTTTCATGCTTTCCCAAATAATCCTAACAAACCAGAAATTTTAAACAGGTTTTCGGTGGCAGGGAAAATAAGTTTTGAGACCATGTATTTTGATGAATTCTTTAGTGACCGGCAGGCTTCTGTACATATAAGACATCAATTACGCCCATTTCATATTTCAAAAAACATCAATCCTGAATTTGCCATTATTTCGCGACATGTAATTGGTGACTTTAAAAATATTGCCGCTCACCGCAATATTAAGTTCCAAACCCTGGAACAAGGCTTTAATGAAGTGGGATTGGAATTAAATCAAATTTTTTTAGGGCTGGGTTTAAGCACAGTATATCGCTACGGAGCATATCACCTGCCCACTTTCAGAGAAAACTTTTCCCTTAAGTTCACGCTTAACCTAAAAATTTGA
- the frr gene encoding ribosome recycling factor translates to MNEEVDFILDSTEENMQQAIKHLEKQLLNIRAGKASPAMLGSVMVEYYGSMTPLNQVANISTPDARTITIQPFERNTIPNIEKGIMVANLGFNPMNNGESVIISVPPLTEERRRELAKQAKAEAEDAKIGIRNDRKVANNDIKKLDISEDLMKIAEDNVQQLTDTYIKKVDSIFDNKEKEIMTV, encoded by the coding sequence ATGAATGAAGAAGTAGATTTTATACTGGATAGTACAGAGGAAAATATGCAACAGGCCATTAAGCACCTTGAAAAACAACTGCTTAATATCAGGGCAGGAAAAGCCAGTCCCGCAATGTTGGGTAGCGTAATGGTAGAGTATTACGGAAGCATGACCCCGCTTAATCAGGTTGCCAATATAAGTACCCCAGATGCCCGCACCATTACAATTCAACCTTTTGAAAGAAATACCATTCCCAATATTGAAAAGGGAATCATGGTGGCCAATCTTGGTTTTAATCCAATGAACAATGGGGAAAGTGTTATAATAAGCGTGCCCCCACTTACCGAAGAAAGGCGCCGCGAACTTGCCAAACAGGCAAAAGCTGAGGCGGAAGATGCCAAGATTGGGATTAGAAATGACAGGAAAGTTGCCAACAATGATATTAAAAAACTTGATATCTCTGAAGACCTGATGAAGATCGCTGAAGATAATGTACAGCAACTTACAGACACATATATTAAGAAGGTTGATAGTATTTTTGACAATAAGGAAAAGGAAATAATGACTGTGTAA
- the pyrH gene encoding UMP kinase, producing the protein MQYKRILLKLSGEALMGNRQYGIDPERLAEYAREIKSVIDRGVQVAIVIGGGNIFRGVAGASKGMDRVQADNMGMLATIINGLALQSALEDANVKTRLQSAIKINEVAEPFIRRKAISHLEKGRVVIFGGGTGNPYFTTDSAAVLRAIEVHADVILKGTRVDGIYTADPEKDKLATKFDYITFDDVLKKGLKVMDTTAFTLSQENELPIIVFDMNTPGNLLKVASGEKIGTKVNL; encoded by the coding sequence ATGCAGTACAAGAGAATTCTTCTGAAATTATCTGGCGAAGCCTTAATGGGAAACCGTCAATACGGAATAGATCCTGAGAGGCTGGCAGAATATGCCAGGGAAATTAAATCTGTAATTGATCGTGGGGTTCAGGTAGCTATAGTAATTGGCGGTGGTAATATCTTTAGGGGTGTTGCCGGAGCCAGTAAGGGAATGGATAGGGTACAGGCAGATAATATGGGGATGCTTGCAACTATCATCAACGGTTTGGCTTTACAAAGCGCTCTTGAAGACGCAAACGTAAAAACCAGGTTACAGTCTGCTATTAAAATAAATGAAGTTGCTGAGCCTTTTATTCGCCGCAAGGCAATATCTCATCTTGAGAAAGGCAGGGTAGTAATTTTTGGAGGTGGAACAGGAAATCCTTATTTCACTACAGATTCTGCAGCCGTGCTTCGGGCAATTGAAGTGCATGCAGATGTAATCTTAAAAGGAACAAGAGTGGATGGTATTTATACCGCAGATCCCGAAAAAGATAAACTTGCCACAAAATTTGACTATATTACTTTTGATGATGTGCTTAAAAAAGGCCTCAAGGTAATGGATACCACTGCCTTCACTTTAAGTCAGGAAAATGAATTACCTATAATTGTATTTGATATGAACACCCCCGGGAATTTACTGAAGGTTGCTTCAGGGGAAAAGATTGGGACTAAAGTGAATTTATAA
- a CDS encoding zinc metallopeptidase translates to MIGYYIIAGLIFVVSLYVSNRLKSKFKKYSQVHLRNGLSGKEIAEKMLYDNGISDVKVISTPGMLTDHYNPAKKTVNLSEGVYTQRNAAAAAVAAHECGHAVQHATAYGWLQMRSQLVPVVSVASKFSTWAIMGGLILMTMVSVGVGQTVLLIGIILYGMGTLFSFITLPVEYDASKRALVWLETENMLTPQEHEAAEDSLKWAARTYVVAAVGSLATLLYFLSIYMGNRD, encoded by the coding sequence ATGATAGGATATTATATAATTGCAGGTCTCATATTTGTTGTGAGTTTATATGTGAGTAATAGATTAAAAAGCAAGTTCAAAAAGTACTCCCAGGTGCACCTGCGCAACGGGTTAAGCGGAAAGGAAATTGCAGAAAAAATGCTGTATGATAACGGAATATCTGACGTAAAGGTAATTTCCACTCCGGGAATGCTTACAGATCATTATAACCCTGCTAAAAAGACCGTAAACCTAAGTGAAGGAGTTTATACACAAAGAAATGCAGCGGCTGCCGCTGTTGCAGCACATGAATGTGGTCATGCTGTACAACATGCCACGGCTTATGGCTGGTTGCAAATGAGAAGTCAGCTGGTGCCGGTGGTAAGTGTTGCTTCCAAATTTTCTACCTGGGCCATTATGGGAGGCTTGATCCTGATGACCATGGTATCGGTGGGGGTTGGTCAAACTGTTTTACTTATAGGTATAATACTTTATGGAATGGGAACTTTGTTTAGTTTTATTACCCTTCCGGTAGAATATGATGCAAGTAAAAGGGCATTGGTATGGCTTGAAACTGAAAATATGTTGACGCCACAGGAACATGAAGCTGCCGAGGATTCCCTTAAATGGGCAGCACGAACCTATGTAGTAGCTGCAGTAGGTTCCCTTGCAACCCTGTTGTATTTTTTAAGTATCTATATGGGTAACCGGGATTAA